The genomic stretch GCTATAAATTTTTTGAAATTGCTGTACATCATCTTCTCCTCCTTGACTATTATTATATATAAATTGTTCTCCTGCTATTCCTGCCATTAAAACAACTCCAAAACGTTCGATCGATCGATTAAATTCTTTTACATCTTGATATTTTTCTTTGAGAAAATTGGTATCAAATATAACTCCTCCTAAACCAACACTACTATTTTTAATTGCTTCCCAAGGGCTTAAATTGTAACCAGTTATCGGAATTTGATACAGATAAGCTGTTAAAAAGTGTCCTGCTTCATGATAAATAATACGTTGTTTTTGCTCTTGAGATGCGAAAATATTTAATAATAAATTAACTCCCTGATTTTTCCATGATAAAGTATCAAAAGTTACCAAACCTAATAATAAAAATGTTACCCCAGCCGGAATATAAGGTGAAAGATTAAAAAGAGGCCCCAATAAAACGGATAAAGTAATGGTAAAAATAGTAATAGCGAGAATGTTTAAACCAGTTTCTTCTTGCATTAATTTGTTTTTCCTAGTAATAACAATAACATCTATTTTTATTCAGGGTTTATCTTTAGTTCTAATGGCAAAGTTTCTTAAAATAGTCGATCGTTAATAGTTAATCTTTTCTTTTTTATTGTCAATTATCAATTATCAATTGTTAGCCAACACTGCCTTCTAATTTTAGACTGAGAAGTTTATCAGCTTCTGCGGCAAATTCCATCGGCAACTCGTTTAACACGTCTTTGCAAAATCCACTTACTAACATTGATACCGCATTTTCTTCAGAAATACCCCGTTGAGCAAAATAGAACAATTGATCTTCTCCAATTTTTGAAGTAGAGGCTTCATGTTCAACTTTAGCACCACTGTTATCCACTTGAATATAAGGAAAAGTATTTGCTTGTGCATTATCACCAATTAACATAGAGTCGCATTGAGAGTAATTTCTTGCACCAGTTGCTTTATTACCCATTTTTACTAATCCACGATAGCTATTTTTCGAGTTTCC from Geminocystis sp. NIES-3709 encodes the following:
- a CDS encoding ATP-dependent Zn protease; the encoded protein is MQEETGLNILAITIFTITLSVLLGPLFNLSPYIPAGVTFLLLGLVTFDTLSWKNQGVNLLLNIFASQEQKQRIIYHEAGHFLTAYLYQIPITGYNLSPWEAIKNSSVGLGGVIFDTNFLKEKYQDVKEFNRSIERFGVVLMAGIAGEQFIYNNSQGGEDDVQQFQKIYSNLTLTSSNFQIKKRLAILQATTIIKENKESYLALVEAMKQRKSITECQEIISIYKS